From the Cricetulus griseus strain 17A/GY unplaced genomic scaffold, alternate assembly CriGri-PICRH-1.0 unplaced_scaffold_228, whole genome shotgun sequence genome, one window contains:
- the LOC118239802 gene encoding zinc finger protein 120-like — translation MHKMTHIGEKRYECNQCGKAFSQQSTLQRHKRTHTGEKPYECNQCGKAFSQHSTLQRHKRVHTGEKPYECNQCGKAFSQHTTLQMHKRTHTGEKPYECNQCRKAFSRHSHLQIHKITHTGEKPYECNQCGKAFSQHSTLQRHKRIHTGEKPYECNQCGKAFSQHTNLQKHKRTHTGEKPYECNQCGKAFSQHSTLQIHKRSHTGEKPYECNQCGKVFAHHSSLQIHKRTHTGEKPYECNQCGKVFSHHSSLHKHKRTHNG, via the coding sequence atgcataaaatgaCACATATTGGAGAGAAAcgctatgaatgtaatcagtgtggtaaagccttttctcaacAAAGTACtcttcaaagacataaaagaacacatactggagagaaaccctatgaatgtaatcagtgtggtaaagccttttctcagcacagtactcttcaaaggcataaaagagtacatactggagagaaaccctatgaatgtaatcagtgtggtaaagccttttctcagcacactactcttcaaatgcataaaaggacacatactggagagaaaccttatgaatgtaatcaatgtcgtaaagccttttctcggcacagtcatcttcaaattcataaaataacacatactggagagaaaccttatgaatgcaatcagtgtggtaaagccttttctcagcatagtactcttcaaaggcataaaagaatacatactggggagaaaccctatgaatgtaatcagtgtggtaaagccttttctcaacACACTAATCTTCAaaagcataaaagaacacatactggagagaaaccctatgaatgtaatcagtgtggtaaagccttttctcagcacagtactcttcaaatacataaaagatcacatactggagagaaaccctatgaatgtaatcagtgtggtaaagtctTTGCTCACCACAGTagtcttcaaatacataaaaggacacatactggagagaaaccctatgaatgtaatcagtgtggtaaagtctTTTCTCACCACAGTAGTCTTCACaaacataaaaggacacataatgGATAG